Proteins encoded by one window of Branchiostoma floridae strain S238N-H82 chromosome 6, Bfl_VNyyK, whole genome shotgun sequence:
- the LOC118418203 gene encoding protein lin-41-like produces MSSRGIEAMAEDSSPDNILSESIATPGVEAENGQAVSIADDVDNIPCAVANMERDDMACGTTSGNIRHTQTNKGIDKPFHGSVECDVVQPYAVRYEVNDVAAENGQTASIADDVDIIPYAVAYMERDDMACDTTSSGDIHTQTGQFLQTQTAAPNSTNDVLTSPSSNDGNASDVVNEERQHAPNALHPNPMYVPNVQHPNILDTILLLIAENYLQPAATLNATNFSPTRKAVSNTEKDEENHDRNIQKITFGERGNGPGKFNTISGVAVSADNEIFLTDHINNRVQVFSINGTYLRLFPTLTAVPGEATKIYPVSVAVDVNPGYLWVVGSRVPYHPHSHVVQYRRDGLPIKTFNVRFTSRFPYPSIAIDVRNNKVIVGEGHTIMMFQPNGSLVRSFEVFNKEVTHKRVGGVVSDMKGNILLADSFTGIVKYSHSGERILEFGEDQLLVPKGMCVGLLDRIIVANKANNRVDMFTSRGEFVRTVANMNDPWGVAMGPDGQLVVTDIFNATIFPRHMVFP; encoded by the exons ATGTCGTCAAGAGGTATCGAAGCCATGGCTGAAGATTCATCCCCTGACAACATCTTGAGTGAAAGTATAGCAACACCTGGTGTAGAGGCTGAAAACGGACAAGCAGTCAGTATCGCTGATGATGTGGACAATATACCATGTGCTGTCGCAAACATGGAACGGGATGACATGGCGTGTGGCACAACATCAGGGAACATTCGTCACACCCAAACGAACAAGGGAATAGATAAACCTTTCCATGGGTCAGTTGAATGTGATGTCGTCCAGCCATATGCTGTTAGATACGAGGTAAATGATGTTGCAGCTGAAAACGGACAAACAGCCAGTATCGCTGATGATGTGGACATTATACCATATGCTGTCGCATACATGGAACGGGATGACATGGCGTGTGACACAACATCATCAGGGGACATTCACACCCAAACGGGACAGTTCTTGCAGACACAAACAGCGGCTCCAAACAGCACCAATGATGTCTTGACCAGCCCATCGAGCAATGATGGAAATGCCTCTGATGTTGTCAATGAGGAAAGGCAACATGCCCCGAATGCGCTTCATCCGAATCCGATGTACGTTCCAAACGTCCAGCATCCT AATATTCTGGATACGATTTTATTGCTAATTGCAGAAAACTATCTACAACCGGCAGCGACTTTGAATGCTACCAACTTTAGCCCCACAAGAAAGGCAGTCTCCAATACCGAAAAAGATGAAG AAAATCATGACAGAAACATACAGAAGATCACTTTTGGTGAGAGAGGAAACGGACCTGGAAAGTTCAACACTATCTCCGGAGTAGCTGTGTCAGCTGACAATGAGATATTTCTGACTGATCATATTAACAATCGGGTCCAAGTCTTCAGCATAAACGGTACCTACCTGCGCCTCTTCCCAACGTTAACGGCAGTACCGGGTGAGGCTACGAAAATTTATCCTGTCAGTGTTGCTGTTGATGTAAACCCTGGCTACCTGTGGGTAGTGGGGAGTAGAGTTCCATATCATCCTCATTCACATGTCGTACAGTACCGTAGGGACGGACTGCCCATTAAGACTTTTAACGTACGCTTCACGAGTCGTTTTCCCTATCCCAGCATTGCGATAGACGTGCGCAACAACAAAGTTATCGTGGGAGAGGGACATACAATAATGATGTTCCAACCGAATGGCTCACTTGTTCGGAGTTTTGAAGTGTTCAACAAAGAGGTGACTCATAAACGAGTCGGCGGAGTCGTATCGGACATGAAGGGGAATATCCTTCTTGCAGACTCCTTTACAGGCATTGTGAAGTACAGTCATTCTGGAGAGAGGATATTGGAATTCGGAGAAGACCAATTGCTTGTCCCCAAAGGTATGTGTGTGGGCCTCTTGGATCGCATCATCGTGGCAAACAAGGCCAACAACAGGGTAGACATGTTCACAAGTCGCGGGGAGTTTGTCCGTACTGTCGCGAACATGAATGACCCGTGGGGTGTCGCCATGGGACCTGATGGACAGTTGGTGGTAACTGACATTTTTAACGCCACTATATTTCCACGCCACATGGTGTTTCCTTGA
- the LOC118418204 gene encoding leucine-rich repeat-containing protein 15-like, with protein MQRGRVTCRAAAVSVLGLLWVVTAVFICPETCDCRSNGEVDCNGRGFKDAPVNIPLGSSILRLGDNRIQNLSDTDFSYLTNLEEHYLHNNDIRVLPSGVFSHLTSLTLLDLSNNDIRFLRIGVFSNLTSLERLDLSNNDIRVLPTGVFSNLSSLERLDLSNNDIRVLPTGVFSNLTSLEELNLDNNNIRVLPTGVFSNLGSLKRLYLSFNNIRVLPGGVFSHFTRLRGLFLSDNNIADLPDGVFSNLTSLTHLDLRSNNIPSLPTGVFSQLTRLTILWLDENHIAHLPNGVFSNLISLERLYLYKNNISSLPIGVFSHLTRLITLYLFDNHIAELPDGVFSQLTSLELLRLKDNNISSLPAGVFSNLTCVVELDLDNNNISTLPTGLFSNLNRLTGLSLSGNHIAEIPDGVFSNLTSLEWLHLGNNNISSLPTGVFSHLNSLLLFKSLYIARNPWRCDCGLHGLMTSARLRTLISDDPTCSSPPHMKGDALSSVVADTVRRRSGDCASGRAEGICSCTIGWTGLYCDKDNPVDSRIVGEMCPPTSPPPCRLFDMQ; from the exons atgcAGCGGGGCCGTGTGACGTGCCGAGCTGCTGCAGTCAGTGTCCTCGGTCTCCTGTGGGTCGTCACGGCTGTCTTCATCTGCCCAGAGACATGTGATTGCCGATCTAACGGGGAGGTTGACTGTAACGGACGGGGATTCAAAGACGCTCCCGTTAACATACCATTGGGTTCAAGTATTCTCCGCCTGGGAGACAATCGCATACAGAACCTGTCTGATACGGATTTCTCCTACCTAACTAACCTGGAGGAGCATTATTTGCACAACAACGACATCCGCGTTCTCCCTAGCGGAGTTTTCTCCCACCTCACTAGCCTGACGTTGCTTGATCTGAGCAACAACGATATCCGCTTTCTCCGTATTGGGGTTTTCTCCAACCTCACCAGCTTGGAGAGGCTTGATCTGAGCAACAACGACATCCGCGTTCTCCCAACTGGGGTTTTCTCCAACCTCTCCAGCTTGGAGAGGCTTGATCTGAGCAACAACGACATCCGCGTTCTCCCAACTGGGGTTTTCTCCAACCTCACCAGCCTGGAAGAGCTTAAtctggacaacaacaacatccgcGTTCTCCCTACTGGGGTTTTCTCCAACCTTGGCAGCCTGAAGAGGCTTTATCTAAGCTTCAACAACATCCGCGTTCTTCCTGGCGGAGTATTCTCACATTTCACCCGCCTAAGAGGGCTGTTTCTATCAGATAATAATATAGCTGACCTTCCAGATGGAGTGTTCTCAAATCTGACCAGTTTGACACATCTTGACTTGCGCAGCAATAACATCCCGAGTCTGCCCACAGGGGTGTTCTCCCAGCTCACCCGTCTGACGATCCTGTGGCTAGATGAAAATCATATAGCTCACCTTCCTAATGGCGTATTCTCAAACCTGATCAGTCTGGAGCGGCTTTACCTTTACAAGAATAACATCTCGAGTCTGCCCATTGGAGTTTTCTCACATCTCACCCGTCTTATTACGCTCTATCTATTTGACAATCATATAGCTGAGCTCCCAGATGGAGTGTTCTCACAACTGACCAGTTTGGAATTGCTTCGCTTGAAGGACAACAACATCTCGAGTCTGCCCGCTGGTGTGTTCTCAAACCTTACCTGTGTGGTAGAGCTTGATCTggacaacaataacatctcgaCTTTGCCCACTGGATTATTCTCAAATCTTAACCGTCTGACGGGACTGTCACTATCTGGTAATCATATAGCTGAGATCCCAGATGGAGTATTCTCTAATCTGACCAGTTTGGAATGGCTTCACTTGGGCAACAATAACATTTCGAGTCTTCCCACTGGAGTGTTCTCGCATCTCAACAGTCTTCTGTTGTTTAAATCCCTTTACATAGCCAGAAACCCATGGAGGTGTGACTGTGGTCTACATGGTCTGATGACTTCGGCACGTCTGCGCACTCTAATTTCCGATGACCCTACCTGCAGTTCCCCTCCCCACATGAAAGGCGACGCGTTGTCATCTGTTGTGGCAGACACGGTTCGTCGCCGCAGTGGGGACTGCGCTTCGGGACGCGCTGAGGGCATTTGTTCTTGCACCATCGGCTGGACTGGCCTATACTGCGATAAAG ACAATCCTGTTGACAGCAGGATTGTTGGTGAAATGTGCCCCCCCACCTCCCCACCCCCCTGTAGACTATTTGACATGCAGTAG